In Microbacterium galbinum, a single window of DNA contains:
- a CDS encoding SDR family NAD(P)-dependent oxidoreductase, which yields MTGALDGLVAIVTGGASGIGAAIAARLHEDGAQVAILDRDTSGADARFAAFTADISDRASVDAAIAAVGEKFGRLDIVVNNAGIGATGDITANDDDEWARVLSINVTGIARVTSAALPWLRESPAAAVCNTASIASTTGLPQRALYTASKGAVSALTRAMAADHLREGIRVNAVNPGTADTPWVGRLLGAASDPDAERAALEARQPHGRLVSPAEVAAAVTYLVSPAAGSTTGTFIEVDGGMAQLRLRSE from the coding sequence GTGACCGGCGCGCTCGACGGCCTGGTCGCGATCGTCACCGGCGGCGCCTCGGGCATCGGCGCGGCGATCGCCGCGCGGCTGCACGAGGACGGCGCGCAGGTCGCCATCCTCGACCGTGACACCTCCGGAGCGGATGCTCGTTTCGCCGCGTTCACGGCCGACATCTCCGACCGGGCGAGCGTCGATGCGGCGATCGCCGCCGTCGGCGAGAAGTTCGGCCGCCTCGACATCGTCGTCAACAACGCCGGGATCGGCGCGACCGGCGACATCACCGCCAATGACGACGACGAATGGGCCCGTGTGCTGTCGATCAACGTCACCGGTATCGCCCGCGTGACCTCGGCCGCTCTCCCCTGGCTGCGCGAGTCGCCGGCCGCGGCGGTCTGCAACACGGCATCCATCGCCTCCACGACCGGGCTCCCGCAACGCGCGCTGTACACCGCATCGAAGGGCGCCGTCTCGGCCCTCACCCGCGCGATGGCGGCGGATCACCTGCGTGAAGGCATCCGCGTGAACGCCGTCAACCCGGGCACCGCCGACACCCCCTGGGTCGGGCGACTGCTGGGCGCGGCATCCGATCCCGACGCCGAGCGCGCGGCCCTCGAAGCCCGCCAGCCGCACGGCCGACTCGTGAGCCCGGCCGAGGTCGCGGCGGCCGTCACCTACCTCGTCTCGCCGGCGGCCGGTTCGACGACCGGCACGTTCATCGAGGTCGACGGCGGCATGGCCCAGCTGCGCCTGCGGTCGGAGTAG
- a CDS encoding amidohydrolase family protein, protein MRVLDTHLHMWDEEVLTYTWLEGPYAYRFAETEVEHDRLDVEREEAVFVQAETTEGDYIGEVRWVQSLAGRLGIAGIVAGAQLHRGVDTVTHLEELATHPLVVGVRHNLQNDPDGLAVSSAFVTGAREVAGRGWTFDVCVRAAQLPDIARLAGAVPELRMVLDHLGKPAVGTADAPLAPSAEWVRDIEEVAKHPEAFCKLSGLPAESGGVWSAEQLVPFLDAAADAFGVERLMWGSDWPVSSIGPAEEGDPHAPADGSATYQPHARQRWLDTVVEWAETRGHDIDAILWANGRRFYRLDDPRVESADAPRRGFFGRLFGG, encoded by the coding sequence ACCTACACCTGGCTGGAGGGTCCCTACGCCTACCGCTTCGCCGAGACGGAGGTCGAGCACGATCGCCTCGACGTCGAGCGCGAGGAGGCGGTGTTCGTCCAGGCCGAGACGACCGAGGGCGATTACATCGGAGAGGTGCGGTGGGTGCAGTCCCTCGCCGGGCGCCTCGGGATCGCCGGGATCGTCGCCGGAGCGCAGCTGCACCGCGGCGTCGACACGGTGACGCATCTCGAGGAGTTGGCGACGCATCCGCTCGTCGTCGGTGTGCGCCACAACCTGCAGAACGATCCTGACGGCCTCGCCGTGTCGAGCGCTTTCGTGACCGGAGCGCGCGAGGTCGCCGGCCGCGGGTGGACGTTCGACGTGTGCGTGCGGGCCGCGCAGCTGCCCGACATCGCCCGCCTCGCCGGCGCCGTGCCGGAGCTGCGGATGGTGCTCGACCACCTCGGCAAGCCCGCCGTCGGCACGGCGGATGCTCCGCTCGCCCCGTCCGCGGAATGGGTGCGCGACATCGAGGAGGTGGCGAAGCATCCGGAGGCGTTCTGCAAGCTCTCGGGTCTGCCCGCTGAATCCGGGGGCGTGTGGAGCGCCGAGCAGCTCGTGCCGTTCCTCGACGCCGCCGCGGATGCCTTCGGCGTCGAGCGCCTGATGTGGGGGAGCGACTGGCCGGTGTCCTCGATCGGCCCGGCCGAGGAGGGCGACCCGCACGCGCCGGCCGACGGCTCGGCGACGTACCAGCCGCACGCGCGGCAGCGCTGGCTCGACACCGTGGTCGAGTGGGCCGAGACGCGCGGGCACGACATCGACGCGATCCTGTGGGCGAACGGGCGGCGGTTCTATCGATTGGACGACCCGCGGGTGGAGTCGGCGGATGCTCCCCGCCGGGGGTTCTTCGGGCGGTTGTTCGGGGGCTGA